ACAACTTGATCAGGTGAGTTTCCCCTTCAGGTCTCCGCAAGCCCAATTTCCTCTCCCCACATGTTTTTAGTCTCGGTCTGGTTCTGGGATGCCAAAACAGCATCAGGGGGCACAAACACGGGGACTCCATGAGTCCTCCTCTAGATTTGCGGTGCAGTACTCCCCAAGTGCTCTTGAGGCTTATGGCCTCATTGCACCCCTGAGCGGAAGTTGTGGGCGAGCACCTCCCTCAATAGGGTCACAGTCCCTTCCCCCCCTAGCAAGCACTGAGGCAGTGCACCTTCCTAGTCCCAATCAGTCTTCCTCTTTATTTCAATCTGCTGTTGACTATGGCACCAAAATGGATGTCATGCTCCCTGTTAAGGGTCACATCTCATGGAGGTCTCAGACTTTATTAACATCTGATCAGAGGTAGTGGTCAAACACCTTTCTCAGTGGGCTTATGGATCTCTCCTAGGAAGCATCATGACTATACACCTTCCTACCATTTTTATCCCCAGGGATCTTCACCATGGATATTGCACCCCTGAGTGAAAGTTGTGGGCAGGAACTTCCCTCACAGGGGCTGCAGACTTTATGAACCCCTGAGTCTAGGTAGTGGTCTAGCATCTCTTTCAGTGGGTTTATGAATCTCTGGCCTAGGAAGCGCCATGGCTATACACCTTCTTTCTTTGCTCTTGATTTCTTTTATAGCCTCCTTCACCTTCTTCTCTTCTGACTTCTTAAACTGTCTACTGATCTTTGAGCCTCACTGCCAGCTTTGCCAACAGGTTGCCATGTTGCCTCTTTTACTTCTGTGAAGAAGTAGACCTCCTCAACATCACAAGAACCATATCCTGAGGGGAGCTTTTACCTTGTATTATTATCACTACCTTTTGGTGATCCAGACCTACCCTTCAGctctatttgtttctctttttcttttgcaacGATAAAGGTAATCCATTTAGTTGACTCAGGGAGTAGGTCTCCTCCCTCTCTGAAGGATTTAGGCCCTGGAACTCTGGtcgctttttctcctttttactcTTGTTCCTCTCCTTGACTAATCCAAGGGGTCTCCTCAGACTCACTGAACAGGCAGATTTTGAGTGCCTAGAGGGATCCCACTGTTGACACTGTGAGAGTACAAGGATGAATAACTATCATCTGGTCAGTATCCCTCAGACCCTTGTTTTGTCATGACATTATAACCAAAAGTGGAGGGGGAAGTTCCATACATCCAAATGTTCATGACCTTATTCCAAGATCCAGGTCTAAAGAACTCCTGTAGGGTGTGCCTGTCTCATGTCCTTACAAAGTACATTCCTTCACAGGAGCCCAAGGATTTAAATGAGTCCACCTCCCCAAAGCCCACAATGAAGCTGAGAATGTCTACCCCAACAAATTCTGAGGGAGACAGTCTCATGGACCAGGTCCCCCTAAGGCCCCATCTGGGCAAATGAAGACCCCAGAAATCCGTGAATCAGCTCATGGACTTAGCCTTTGgagtattcagcaataaaaataggGATGAAGAGGCAAAAATGATTCAGGAACAACAGTGAAAGGCACAAATATTGGGGGCAGTACTAACTCCTGCACCACCTCATGGTTACTCTCCCTTCTGGGGACTCATGGCAGGGATAGGATAAAGGAAGCCTGGATCAGAGCCACTGTCCTGCCAAAAAGAGATCTAATTTAAATGTGACCAAGAGGACCACTGGAAGGATGAATGCCACCTGTATGGGCAAAGTCTACTGACCCTACCCAATATACAAACAAGAGGGCCACTGGAAGTGGGACTGCCCCAGTCTCGAAGGGGACACAGGGTTTCCAAGGCAATAATAGCTAAGAAGACCAAAGACTGACAAGGCCCAGGACACTCCTTGGCTCCCAAAGGACACCTGGTCATTTCTCCTGAGAAGGCTAAGGGAACCCTTGATGCGGTAGGTAGGAAAGTTAGATGCAGCCTACACTGTGCTAACTGATTTCCCTGGACCCTTGTTCCCAGTTCTATATGATAATGGGAATCAATGGAAGGCCCCAAACCAAGCAATTCCCCACCTCAGCTGCTTGCTAGGAAATTTGACCTTTGCACATCATTTTCTGCTCATATCTGAGTGCCCCATCCCCTATTGGGAAGGGACTACTTGCTTACTAATTTCCAGATAATAGTCCAATTTGGAGACCCTCACAGAGAGAGCATCCACCAAGAAAAATAATTGCTCTTGACTGTGGGAACCTACCTCAGTCCCTAATCAGAGGTGGTTTCCACTCCATAATGTTCCTCAAGTGAACCCTGCTCTCTGGAACACTGAGGTCCCTGACAGAGCTAGTATCTCTGGCAAGGCTACCTTTAAGAGTGGGAACACATGAGGCTGAAGGCAAGCCTCCTGAGATCAAAGGCCAAGGTGAGGGCCATAATTAAAGAACTTTTTAGGCCAGAAGGTTCGGTTGCGCGTGTGCCATGGACTCAGCTGAGCTGCCCGGTGATATTGATaataggagagagaaaggggcattGACGGGGACCCACCGCGGGCACCGAACGGCGGCTCTGGCAGCGGCAGCTCCAGCCCCAGcggctccctcttctccttccttctcctcctgttGCCGCTGCGGATCCAgtcttcttctctccctttccccctcccctcgtCGTCGCTGCAGCCGCCGGGTCCGGGGCAACGACCAGAGGCGCCGCCCGCCGGGAATGTGAGCGAGGAGCCACCGGCGGAGCCGCAGCGGGGTCGGTGCCGATTTGATGGGACGGGCCCGCGGGGGAGGATCGTGaggccgccgccaccgccgccgccgccggagcGCTGAGGTTCAGGTCCGGCCGTGAGGCCTAGAGGCGCCGCTGCCGCGGAACCGGAGGGACGCCGCGCCGGACAGCCGTCGCCCCGGGCTCCCTGCTGCTGTCCGGACCTCCCCCCGCACGCCCCGGTCCCGCCCGCTGCCCCCCGCTGCGGCCCTCTCTCCTGTCTCCCGCCCCTCCGAAACCACAGATCATCTTCGGATTCTTCTCCAGAAGCTTCAAGTAGGGATATGTCCTCAGCACCAACTACTCCTCCATCAGTGGATAAAGTAGACGGATTTTCTTGGAAGTCCGTCAGAAAAGCCAGACAGAAGAGGTTGCAAAGTTCCTCACAGTTTAGGTCTCAAGGCAAGCCTATTGAGTTAACACCTCTGCCGCTGCTAAAAGGTGTCTTGCAATATATTCAGAACTCTCCCTCCTAGTGACAGCAATGAATTTGATCCAGAAGAAGATGAACCTACCCTTGAGGCATCGTGGCCACACTTACAGCTTGTATATGAGTTTTTCATACGATTTTTGGAAAGCCAAGAATCCCAACCCAGCATTGCCAAAAAATACATAGATCAGAAATTTGTATTACAGCTTTTGGAGCTGTTTGACAGCGAAGACCCTCGGGAACGGGACTACTTAAAAACAGTCTTACACAGAATTTATGGCAAGTTTCTTGGTCTTAGAGCATTTATCCGAAAACAGATTAACAATATTTTTCTAAGGTTTGTTTATGAAACAGAACACTTCAATGGTGTAGCTGAACTGCTGGAAATATTAGGAAGTATTATCAATGGCTTTGCTTTACCTCTTAAGGAAGAACACAAACAGTTTCTGGTGAAAGTGTTGATACCTTTACACACTGTCAGGAGCTTATCACTCTTCCATACCCAGCTGGCATATTGCATAGTACAGTTTCTGGAGAAAGATCCTTCACTCACAGAACCAGTTATTAGGGGATTAATGAAATTTTGGCCCCAAACATGTAGTCAAAAAGAGGTCATGTTCCTTAGGGAGCTGGAAGAAATATTGGATGTGATTGAACCTTCACAATTTGTTAAAATCCAAGAACCTTTGTTTAAACAAATTGCCAAGTGTGTCTCTAGCCCCCATTTTCAGGTGGCGGAAAGGGCACTCTATTATTGGAATAATGAATACATCATGAGTTTGATAGACGAAAACTCTAATGTCATCCTTCCCATCATGTTTTCCAGTCTTTATAGGATTTCAAAAGAACATTGGAATCCGGCTATCGTGGCATTAGTGTACAATGTGTTGAAGGCGTTTATGGAAATGAACAGCACCATGTTTGATGAGCTGACAGCCACATTCAAGTCAGATCGTCagcatgagaaaaagaaagaaaaggagagtgaATAATTGTGGAAAAAACTGGAGGATCTGGAGTTAAAGAGAGGTCTTAGACGTGATGGGATAATTCCAACTTaacaaaaataatgacaacaacCTTACTAACCTGTGGAGTCACACATTTATGTAGTAGAAGATGGAACAGCAGTTTTCTGTATTGTGCAACTTTACAGTAGATTTCACATTTGTTTCATTATTACAACAGCACTGTATATACCTGTCtctaagtaaaggaaaaaaaaaaaataaggacttcAGTCCAAAGTTTGGACAGTAGATGGACTTCTCAGAACTTGGTAAACATAATCATTGTTCTaaccccctttaaaaaaaaaaaaaagcagtcttcAAAGATCTGTCAATGAAATTTGTatattaaaattccatttttgggatttccttatttatcattagcagagagtaTGAAACAATTTTCAAATGTGAACTATCTTAAATTTAGCTTGTCTTTCTGCTAAGTTGTTAAGTGTATTTATagtaaaggaagggaaaaaaaagactgtcaTTTCCTTATAAGTTTGTATAACATCCTCCTCTGGGTAACTTGACTGTAATTTGACATCTTTTCCTTTTGCACATCTTCATGAGTTGAATGTCCACGTGGAATGGGGCCGTGAATTATAAAGGTCCCTGATAAAAGTTTTGTTCACTGGAGTGAACATCTTTCCAGTAATCAGGTAGTCCTGGTACtcctttagttttaaaattaggaGTAAAAGAGAGCAGGTGATGAACATAGTAGGGAAGGGAATTTTGGATTCACGCATCAGTTTATGGTGACTCCAAATCAATGTCTTGAATCCTTTGAAAACAGGCACTGGGACATCATAGGGTTCAGTACCTGACCAGTACTAGTTATGTACGTCATTGAACACACAAACCAGAGATGTTATAGAAATGTCAGAAGACATACTTTTAGACCATTTAGAAATAAGGAAGACAAACACTAAACAGTACAACCATGAAATTGATCACCAAGATTGCGAATCTAATTGGGAATAGAATTGAGCAAACAGCTTGGACTGTTTGGAGTTGTTGCCTtactttttaatatgtatttataaagtATTCCAGCAAAAGAAGATGAAGActctgggaaaaaaaacaaacgtaTTACAGTGTTTTTTGTAGATTCTCATTCTATATCCCATCACAGCGCCAGCCCTGTTTTTAGCCAGAAAGGATTCAGGATAAACATTATTATGCATTCTGAATTGAATGCGTATTCCTAACTACTGTATTTGTTACCAAAAGTGGTTCTACAAATGCTACTGAAAAAATCTGGAAATTCCTAATGTCCTGAGTATTAATAATAAggtttaaaaatgcttttatttaaaaaaaaaaaaaaaaagaactttttaaaccCAGGGAGAATACTCAAAAGTGTTTGTTAATGAATTTCCAAAATGGGAGGCCACTGGTCTGACTAAATTAACCATAGCTGATATTCAGAACTTGTTAGGAATTGGGTGGGGATGCCTTCTCTCCTAAGCTGAATAAGAGAAAGTAAAGCATTCCAACATAGGTGAATGGGTGTTTCAGTCCTTTGATATCATTGAGCTGGCCACTCAATTctttgtggggtgggggggagggcagaaactgtccttgttttacaaatcTAGTCTTTTCAGGACCAGAGGTGTAGCTCCAGGAATAATCCATAgctcaccaatttttttttttttttttttttaccatttctcaAACCTCCCCAACTTATCTTAAGAGGCTTGTAAGtattgagaaaaaacaaaacaaaacaaaacaaaaatttcttttttctgaccTTAAGGGAACAAAGTCATCCTCCTAGGAAAAATTTGCCTCTCTCTTCCTAtgcctttaaaatgcaaatattataaCTGGTCCTCTTTAGGAACAATCATGTCCCACGTCTTTTTATAATGcaaatttcagaaaaatgggtAGGTAATTTAGAACTTCACTTGTCAAGAACAAACAGAAATCTTAAGTATCTTTCCCATAAATACTAGTAAAAATGATTTCACCATCTAGACAGGTGCCTTGATTTGTTTCATCTGCCAGAAATCCAATTGAATCCAACCTCTTTTGTAAGGGATGGGTTTTACATTGTTGTACCTGACTCATGGCTGAAATTTTGGAACGGGAAATATGAGCTCTTTGTTTATGTATTTCTATGTATCTTATAATACTTCTTTTGTACCTAGGCTTACTGAAGGTCAAATAAGACCTTATATCTGTTGACATATTTTGTCAACATGGGAAGTATAGTAAGccccctacatatgaatgagttctgtTTCCAGAgcacgtttgtaagtccaatttttttgtaagtccaacaaagttaacctagatacccaactaacacaatcagctatatagtactgtactgtaataggtttataacacttttcacacaaaaaacaaacacaaaaataaaccatttttaatcttatagtacagtaccttgaaaagtacagtagtacggtacaacagctggcatacaggggctgggatggagtgaacaggcaagaagagttactgactggagaaaggagaagatgtaggagatggtagagctgaaggatcattaGCAATAGGAGATGGACGGCAagttgcaatttcactcacgcctgacgttaatggaacgcacgttcgcatctttaaaagttcacaacttgaaggttcgtatgttggggacttactgtaaatgtaaatgatataagagcttttaggtaaactctataagaataattatatttttggaatgtctatctaaaatagtctctccagattttggtaacttTAAACTAAGTTAAATGGTGGTAAATCATCGACTATCTGGGTCATTTCAAATAGGACAAAATGTTGGAATATTAATTACTGGGTGGGTCTAAGTTTGTCTACCTTTGTCTTCTTAGGAgaggaaaactaaaaaataagttTTCCAGTCAGGAAATGTTGTTATGACAAACAGTTTACAGTTATTTGCTGCTTGCTAGAGATCAAGGTTTTTAAGGATTAAAAGTATAACATGGGTAATTAAAGCTACTAAAAATAAGAAGTATTTCAGTATGCCAGGGAAGTAAGATATGTTTTCAgtaaaagaaggtatgaggaatggaatgTATTTGTTAAAGGGAAAAGAGAGTAATTTGTCCTGGAGCTGattttttcataatgaaaaagaaaatatgggacAAAATAATATGGACACAGAAAGTTGTAGAAGGTTTGTGGAAAAGGAACTCTGAGGCATCTCAGagagatattaaaataattaggattatttgatatgttaaattacatgggaaaccTTGTCAAATAAGTGATAAGCCTTGTCAGATTACATTGTGGGTAAACGTTATTAATATAgacattttagaaattatatgaaatttctaaaatttggatATGTCCTGGTATATAAGGTTACCAGTCATTATTCTAGTTATTATCTAAAATTGTTTTGTGTCACAGCAGTAATCAAGTTTGCCAGTTACATTGTAATCAAGTGTTTAAccataacattttaaatcttgTCATTTATAGACAGCTATTGTTGCATTCCGATGCTGTTGCCAGTGCTTCAccttcaagaagattcataggaAGTTTATGGGAGCAGTTACAACAGTTCCACATCAAGATGATTGGCTATGCAAGGATTCCAGAATTCCATCACTTACCACCCTCTGATTCAAAACAAGAAGCCGTCCTGCCTCTGGGGTCTCTAGATCAGGCATCCAGAGATTTTTACTCCCTAACAGGCAGGGTCAATGCCCCTACTCAGCTCTGAAGCAGCTACAGAAGACAAACAATCACCTCTTGCTTCCCATAAGATTATGGAAATAAAATCTCTGAGGGGGtaatgaaggaaagaagggggCAGGCACATCcattaaaaaatgacacaacCATTAATTACAGTATATGAAATAAACTGGTTAGGActaactaggcccaagatggtggaagatttgacttccagtagaaCTTGAGCCTTTTTATACGCTTATTATAATActttagcatgctaaatgacacacccacaggcatcatgacagttccaaggctaaccataaaaggccaaaaagtgggcagtggcccagttCCTGTAAATATCCAGCCCTTCCCCAAAACAGTTGGAATAGTCCTTCTACTTATTAGTCTAtaaaattacccagcccataaaaactaattACCCCACATCTTGGGGCCACCTTTCACCTTCTGAGTTGACCCACACTCTGTCTATTGAGTgcgtatctctctaaataaacctgctttcactttactatggctcactCTCGAATTCTTTCTTGTGTGAAGCCAAGGACCCTGACTTGCAGACTGTCCCAGAGACTTGTCCGAGATCTGAGACATGAGCAGCCACTCATTACCATTTTTCTgcaacaaaataaagtataaagtGAGAAAAACAATGCCTGGAAAATATCCTCTTTATTTTCCAAGtactgtttattttcatattatgtCAAGAGTATCATCATGCAAATATTGCACAAAACTAGATAGAAAATGGAATTGGGATTTGGCATATGTGATCATTTCAGATGTAAGCAAATGTTATGCATGACAGATATAGGAATCAACATAGgtgtaaaaggaatgaaatagaaactCAAGAGTAGTGAAATATAATaaccttaaaacattttatttattgaaatgtgatggtacagttttaatttttatttatcccaAAGTTATTCtattgtgaatgaaaaatgttgccttctatatcagtaaacaaagagtGTTGTAGCCATCAAGCTACTACAGCTGCCCTTGACAGTGAACTCTGAGGGAAACAATTGAAGGAATCTTGGTCTTCTTACATCCTAAGaccgaaaaagaaaaaaaggattttttgcattaattagaTCCCAAATCCAAGAATCAAAGAGAGCTGGATTCCAAATTTTTCTCTAGTGGCTCAGTTATTTTACTAATTTCTGAAATTAGACCAAACAAATCTTCTTCAATGTACTGAAGAAGGTCATCCAGTTTTTAACCAATTAAAGGAAAAACTTACCAAGTTTCCATCCTTGTACATTCCAATTATAAACTGCCTTTCTCACTATACATACATGAATAATGAGGAATTGCATTAGAAGTACTAACTCAAAAACATGTTGATCAAAATAGGTAAGGTGGTTAGATAAGGTGGTTATTACAGTTAACAATTAGACTCTGTCTCTAAGGGTTTGCCCCTTTGCATGGGAGCAATTGCTGCAGCcttacttaaagaaataaaagaaatagtcaTTTGATCTCTCCTGTCTATGCATCCCATTCTGTTGAGGTTCTTCTAAATTCTCATCATACCCAACACATCTCTGCTAGTAGATAAACTTGTTATAAAATACCTCTTCTATCTTCCTCAAATGTCGCTATATCTAGATGGCATACTCTCAAACCTGCCACACTCCTTCCTTTGCTCTTGGATGAAATCCCCCATGAATAACTTGATTTCACTGCTCAGTTACTAACCCTTAGAGTGGATTTACAGGAAATTTTTCTGGATAATCCCAACCTAGTGATATTCACTGATGATTCTTATTTAAAGTGCAACCAAGGAAAATGTTGAACTGGTGTGCTGTGATCTCCCTTCATAAGGTCATGGAAGAAATTTTGCTACCTCAGCCCAACAAGCTGAACTAATAATCCTAACTCAAGCCTGCATTATAGCAAACAGTCAAATTGCCAGTAAGATTTCAGCATTTTCCATGATTTCTGTATGTTGTGGAAGCAAAGGGCTTTTTAACAGGACAACCAATTAAATATAACCAGTATGTCTTGGACCTCCAGAAAGACATTCACAAATGAAAACTTCACCcattataaaaactataaaaatgccAGGCAAGTCGAAGCTAGGTTCAGAAGAAAGTAAAGGAGATAATTTAGCTGAT
The nucleotide sequence above comes from Balaenoptera ricei isolate mBalRic1 chromosome 18, mBalRic1.hap2, whole genome shotgun sequence. Encoded proteins:
- the LOC132352277 gene encoding LOW QUALITY PROTEIN: serine/threonine-protein phosphatase 2A 56 kDa regulatory subunit epsilon isoform-like (The sequence of the model RefSeq protein was modified relative to this genomic sequence to represent the inferred CDS: inserted 2 bases in 1 codon), producing MSSAPTTPPSVDKVDGFSWKSVRKARQKRLQSSSQFRSQGKPIELTPLPLLKXVSCNIFRTLPPSDSNEFDPEEDEPTLEASWPHLQLVYEFFIRFLESQESQPSIAKKYIDQKFVLQLLELFDSEDPRERDYLKTVLHRIYGKFLGLRAFIRKQINNIFLRFVYETEHFNGVAELLEILGSIINGFALPLKEEHKQFLVKVLIPLHTVRSLSLFHTQLAYCIVQFLEKDPSLTEPVIRGLMKFWPQTCSQKEVMFLRELEEILDVIEPSQFVKIQEPLFKQIAKCVSSPHFQVAERALYYWNNEYIMSLIDENSNVILPIMFSSLYRISKEHWNPAIVALVYNVLKAFMEMNSTMFDELTATFKSDRQHEKKKEKESE